In Cyanobium sp. Tous-M-B4, a single genomic region encodes these proteins:
- a CDS encoding adenylate/guanylate cyclase domain-containing protein has translation MSSLISLGRVDMQEATSLEETRHKMLRILGLLEARETQLIPCLALISDALRWFLHWQADAAIELYLQYPERSPAETAKLLVRLVADGVDYPLPPHLQQVIVRETIGVSSQNISNRHDYVIPIELWRKPTEDQIQLIGHIFTELSRDELFEALKSEKAKAEALLHNMLPDVIVERIKGEEGTIYDYHPSATILFSDMVGFTEIASHMDAHRVVSLIDHIFRCFDELCDQRGVEKIKTIGDSYMAAAGVPLATEDHAERIADLALDMLATHRQVVIEEGVSMDIRIGIHTGPVVAGVIGHRKYAYDLWGDSVNVASRMESTGIPGEIQLSIETQRLLPPRFRCDIRGNVALKGHGSIEAFLLRGRSNDSAQPSKNEERRRWQRRHGA, from the coding sequence ATGTCAAGCCTGATCTCGCTGGGTCGAGTGGATATGCAAGAGGCTACTTCACTGGAGGAAACTCGCCACAAGATGCTGCGCATCCTTGGACTGCTAGAAGCACGGGAAACCCAGCTAATTCCCTGCTTAGCGCTTATTTCAGATGCCTTGCGCTGGTTTTTGCACTGGCAAGCAGATGCGGCGATCGAGCTCTATCTGCAATACCCAGAAAGATCCCCTGCCGAAACTGCCAAATTGCTGGTGCGCCTAGTTGCAGACGGCGTCGATTACCCCCTGCCACCTCATCTCCAGCAAGTGATTGTGCGCGAGACCATCGGCGTAAGCAGCCAAAATATTTCTAATCGACACGACTACGTCATCCCAATCGAGCTATGGCGGAAGCCAACTGAAGATCAGATACAACTAATCGGCCATATCTTCACCGAACTGAGTCGCGACGAATTATTTGAAGCCCTCAAAAGCGAAAAGGCTAAGGCCGAAGCGCTTCTCCATAACATGCTTCCCGATGTGATTGTCGAACGGATTAAGGGAGAGGAGGGAACGATCTACGACTACCACCCCTCAGCCACCATCCTATTCAGCGACATGGTGGGTTTCACAGAAATAGCAAGCCATATGGATGCTCACCGAGTTGTGTCTCTGATCGACCATATCTTCCGCTGCTTCGATGAGCTTTGCGATCAGCGAGGGGTTGAGAAGATCAAAACAATTGGCGATTCCTACATGGCTGCAGCTGGTGTACCGCTCGCGACAGAGGACCATGCCGAACGGATCGCCGACCTAGCCCTAGACATGCTGGCGACTCACAGGCAGGTAGTAATAGAGGAAGGCGTGTCGATGGATATCCGCATCGGCATCCACACCGGACCGGTGGTGGCCGGTGTCATCGGCCATCGCAAATACGCCTACGACCTCTGGGGCGACAGCGTCAATGTTGCTAGTCGCATGGAGTCGACAGGTATCCCTGGTGAAATTCAGCTTTCGATCGAAACCCAGCGATTACTGCCGCCGCGCTTCCGCTGCGACATCCGCGGCAACGTAGCCCTCAAGGGACACGGCTCGATCGAGGCCTTCCTCCTGCGCGGACGCTCCAATGACAGCGCCCAGCCCAGCAAAAATGAGGAGCGCCGCCGCTGGCAGCGCCGGCATGGCGCTTAG
- a CDS encoding alpha/beta fold hydrolase yields the protein MLPDLTSIFLPVRAGRCRLWVGQHLPASSSAALPLLVCHGGPGVPSDYLFPLGGQLPRPVLFFDQLGCGRSERPSPEVEEYSIAASVQDLVEVVEAMAAQRFIPLQRGEPAYHLYGQSFGGILACEALASNSGLPVPRSLTLSNVPSSVPVLLEEVAALLAHLDGDGARFDATHVCRTTPRPPELLAAYAPGHPGNHWRGVDVIADWCATEPSLGCLTLPVLLLAAEHDFVTPRSMEGWQHLAQQRLEIIPGAAHHALLERPEVYGACLERFLQEHESARGPMEGME from the coding sequence ATGCTTCCTGATTTGACCTCCATTTTTCTGCCGGTTCGTGCCGGTCGCTGTCGCCTTTGGGTTGGGCAACACCTCCCTGCCAGCTCTTCAGCTGCCCTGCCCCTGCTGGTATGTCACGGCGGACCAGGAGTTCCCAGCGACTATCTATTTCCCCTTGGTGGCCAACTGCCACGCCCGGTACTTTTCTTCGACCAACTGGGGTGTGGCCGCAGTGAGCGGCCCAGCCCCGAGGTTGAGGAGTACTCCATCGCGGCCTCCGTGCAGGACCTAGTTGAGGTGGTGGAAGCCATGGCGGCCCAGCGGTTTATTCCCTTGCAGCGGGGCGAGCCGGCCTATCACCTCTACGGCCAGTCGTTTGGCGGCATCCTTGCTTGCGAGGCGCTCGCCTCAAACAGTGGCTTACCTGTGCCGCGCTCGCTCACCCTCTCCAATGTGCCCAGCTCGGTGCCCGTGTTGCTTGAGGAGGTGGCAGCCCTGCTCGCGCATCTCGATGGTGACGGCGCCCGCTTTGATGCGACCCACGTCTGCAGAACGACGCCGCGACCACCGGAGCTGTTGGCTGCCTACGCCCCAGGTCACCCCGGTAACCATTGGCGCGGCGTTGATGTGATTGCGGACTGGTGCGCGACGGAGCCAAGCCTGGGCTGCCTCACCCTGCCAGTGTTGCTGCTCGCGGCGGAACACGACTTCGTCACCCCTCGCTCGATGGAGGGCTGGCAACACCTGGCCCAGCAACGGCTGGAGATTATCCCCGGAGCGGCCCATCACGCGCTGCTGGAGAGGCCCGAGGTCTACGGAGCCTGCCTGGAGCGCTTCCTGCAGGAGCACGAAAGCGCTAGAGGTCCAATGGAGGGCATGGAGTAA
- the pdeM gene encoding ligase-associated DNA damage response endonuclease PdeM — protein MRPGHGVNADRSAVAASVGFDWRGQTLQLLGAKAAWDPQRRALLVADLHLGKAESFQAHGIPLPSDGDGETLNGLLELAHQLEPQQVVVLGDLIHSRLGLTGQLRAKLAALPELLGCQLRLIGGNHEQGSWIEGLPQEPSQALGPWWLSHIPEPRAGMLNLCGHLHPVAVVGRGADRLRLPCFSYCETSERLALPAYGRLTGGHPCSPGERIWLVAEGAIVAWPQGSRQLARP, from the coding sequence ATGCGCCCAGGGCATGGTGTGAACGCAGACCGAAGCGCTGTTGCAGCAAGCGTCGGCTTTGACTGGCGGGGCCAGACGCTTCAGCTGCTTGGCGCCAAGGCGGCGTGGGACCCCCAGCGCCGGGCCCTATTAGTGGCGGATTTGCACCTGGGCAAGGCGGAAAGCTTCCAGGCCCACGGCATTCCCCTGCCCAGCGATGGCGACGGCGAGACCCTCAATGGGCTGCTGGAGTTGGCCCATCAGCTAGAGCCCCAGCAGGTGGTGGTGCTGGGAGACCTGATCCACAGCCGCCTAGGGCTCACCGGCCAACTCCGGGCCAAGCTGGCAGCGCTACCGGAACTGCTGGGCTGCCAGCTGCGCCTAATCGGCGGCAACCATGAGCAGGGCAGCTGGATCGAGGGACTGCCGCAGGAGCCATCCCAAGCCCTAGGCCCCTGGTGGCTGAGCCACATTCCAGAGCCGCGGGCGGGCATGCTCAACCTCTGCGGCCACCTGCATCCAGTGGCGGTGGTGGGCCGGGGTGCCGATCGGCTGCGGTTGCCTTGCTTCAGCTACTGCGAAACCAGTGAGCGGCTAGCCCTGCCCGCCTATGGCCGCTTGACCGGAGGCCATCCCTGCTCCCCAGGGGAAAGGATCTGGCTGGTGGCAGAGGGGGCCATCGTTGCTTGGCCTCAGGGCTCAAGGCAGCTGGCCCGGCCCTGA
- a CDS encoding CBS domain-containing protein codes for MSAPVLSVTADSPLQDAVKLMSEHHISGLPVVDGSGALVGELSEQDLMVRESGFQPGPYVMLLDAVIYLRNPLNWDKEVHQVLGSTVGEVMGQHPHSCSAELPLPAAAGLLHERSTQRLFVLDGEHRPVGVLTRGDVVRALAAAG; via the coding sequence ATGTCTGCACCGGTGTTGAGTGTCACAGCGGACAGTCCCCTGCAGGATGCTGTGAAGCTGATGAGCGAGCACCACATCAGCGGTTTGCCGGTGGTGGATGGCAGTGGCGCCCTGGTGGGCGAGCTCAGCGAGCAAGACCTGATGGTGCGCGAGAGCGGCTTCCAGCCCGGCCCCTACGTAATGCTGCTCGATGCGGTGATTTACCTGCGCAATCCGCTCAACTGGGACAAGGAGGTGCACCAGGTGCTCGGCAGCACCGTGGGCGAGGTGATGGGCCAGCATCCCCACAGCTGCAGCGCCGAGCTGCCCCTGCCGGCAGCCGCGGGCCTGCTGCATGAGCGCAGCACCCAACGCCTGTTTGTCCTGGATGGCGAGCACCGCCCGGTGGGTGTGCTCACCCGCGGGGATGTGGTGAGGGCCCTGGCGGCAGCGGGTTAA
- a CDS encoding CDP-alcohol phosphatidyltransferase family protein: MATQRIRQLADGLTVARAVLGLPLIVALAGGQPALAWWLLLLGGLSDWADGALARRAGGGSVWGARLDPLTDKILISAPLLWLGAEGILPLWAIWLLLARELLISGWRAAEASGGPASLAGKLKTILQFTSLLLLLWPNGWGFGLAAAFQSAGFWLFWPSLLLALSSAWGYLRKP, encoded by the coding sequence ATGGCGACGCAACGGATACGCCAACTGGCCGACGGCCTCACCGTGGCCCGGGCCGTGCTGGGACTACCGCTGATCGTTGCCCTGGCGGGGGGCCAACCAGCCCTGGCCTGGTGGCTGCTGCTACTGGGCGGCCTGAGCGACTGGGCCGATGGCGCCCTGGCACGCCGGGCCGGCGGCGGCTCGGTGTGGGGCGCCCGCCTCGATCCCCTCACCGACAAGATCCTGATCAGCGCGCCGCTGCTGTGGCTTGGAGCAGAGGGGATCCTGCCCCTGTGGGCGATCTGGCTGCTGCTGGCCCGGGAACTACTTATCTCTGGCTGGCGCGCCGCTGAAGCCAGTGGCGGCCCGGCCTCCTTGGCCGGCAAGCTCAAAACGATCCTGCAATTCACCAGCCTGCTGCTGCTGCTCTGGCCCAACGGCTGGGGTTTCGGACTGGCGGCGGCATTCCAGAGCGCGGGCTTCTGGCTGTTCTGGCCGTCGCTGCTGCTTGCGCTGAGCTCCGCCTGGGGCTACCTACGCAAGCCCTAA
- a CDS encoding phthiocerol/phthiodiolone dimycocerosyl transferase family protein yields the protein MNVLERAECLQDAGSSGNMNFTVIAEYRGCLEADAIQGALASLQQQHLLLRSTLVWDGDHCHFAETPAAIEIQVLHWLDDPNGSPAPGAWKPAAMAALRQRFGGGGEPLWRVSWLAGRERGQLLLTFHHAIADGLSAMALVQQLFALLAAAGGVGSPGPAVDWDAHTPELGQTFASAGQGAGAVDSLPERRDTGLSTSYVFEELSAEASAAVLAWTRQRGLRLNATLHAGFLQALVADGFLPAKTTATTVVNLRSLAEPPLPWELMRLLRVCVDTSVEVDPDSSLDQLASELHGVLQQQLSSGSPLRALNTIAAALEDGPTPHQLWQRSWRQGGLITNLGRVPVQAQHGELELARLFFVANVEPIALPHQPLAVLGALSFRDQLSLTLFHIEQQLGDARATAVLADTKKRLVALG from the coding sequence ATGAATGTATTGGAGCGCGCTGAATGTCTGCAGGATGCGGGCAGCTCCGGCAATATGAATTTCACGGTGATCGCCGAGTACCGCGGTTGCCTCGAAGCCGATGCGATCCAGGGGGCCCTCGCCTCCCTTCAGCAGCAACACCTGTTGCTGCGCAGCACGCTGGTTTGGGATGGCGACCACTGCCACTTCGCTGAAACCCCGGCCGCCATCGAGATACAGGTGCTGCACTGGCTGGATGATCCCAACGGGAGCCCAGCCCCAGGGGCCTGGAAGCCAGCTGCCATGGCGGCCCTGCGCCAGCGTTTTGGCGGCGGCGGCGAGCCCCTCTGGCGCGTCAGCTGGCTGGCGGGGCGTGAGCGGGGCCAGCTACTGCTCACCTTTCACCATGCGATCGCCGATGGCCTCTCGGCCATGGCTTTGGTGCAGCAGCTGTTTGCCCTACTCGCTGCCGCTGGCGGCGTTGGCAGTCCCGGGCCAGCTGTCGATTGGGATGCCCACACCCCTGAGCTAGGGCAAACCTTTGCAAGCGCAGGCCAGGGGGCTGGCGCGGTGGATTCTTTGCCGGAGCGGCGGGACACCGGCTTGAGCACCAGTTACGTCTTCGAGGAGCTCAGCGCCGAAGCCAGTGCGGCGGTGCTGGCCTGGACTCGCCAGAGGGGTCTGCGCCTTAATGCCACCCTGCACGCTGGTTTCCTGCAGGCGCTGGTGGCAGATGGGTTTCTACCTGCGAAAACCACAGCCACAACCGTGGTGAATTTACGCAGCCTGGCTGAACCGCCCCTGCCCTGGGAGCTGATGCGGCTGCTGCGCGTTTGTGTGGATACATCGGTTGAGGTGGATCCCGATTCAAGCCTCGATCAGCTGGCCAGCGAACTGCATGGGGTGTTGCAGCAGCAGCTGAGCTCCGGCTCGCCCCTGCGGGCCCTAAACACGATTGCTGCGGCGCTTGAGGACGGCCCCACCCCACACCAGCTCTGGCAGCGCAGCTGGCGCCAAGGGGGCTTGATCACCAATCTTGGTCGCGTGCCAGTGCAGGCCCAGCACGGGGAACTGGAGTTGGCGCGGTTGTTCTTTGTGGCCAACGTTGAACCAATCGCCCTGCCGCATCAGCCCCTGGCGGTGCTCGGTGCCCTCAGCTTTCGAGATCAGCTCAGCCTCACCCTGTTTCACATCGAGCAGCAACTTGGCGACGCTCGGGCCACAGCGGTGCTGGCAGATACAAAAAAGCGGCTGGTGGCACTTGGATAA
- a CDS encoding oxidoreductase has protein sequence MNWTTDSIPDQAGRLALITGANSGLGLETARALVAKGATVVLGCRSLPRAELAKGELSAAAASGGGAVELLELDLASLACVRRAAAELADRYGRLDLLINNAGLMALPRQLTPDGFEMQLGVNHLGHFALTLALLPLLSDRPNARVVSVTSGAQYFGRIAFDDLQGERRYDRWAAYGQSKLANVMFALELQQRLRDQGQAVLSLAAHPGFARTNLQLASVAANGSWFEPLAYRLMGPLLQSAAMGALPQLFAATAPEATPGGHYGPNQFGGMRGWPTEVRIAPAALDVDQRQRLWQRSEELTAGAAAP, from the coding sequence ATGAACTGGACTACCGACTCGATTCCCGATCAGGCCGGACGCTTGGCCCTGATCACCGGCGCCAATAGCGGCCTGGGCCTGGAAACGGCGCGGGCGCTAGTGGCCAAAGGCGCCACCGTGGTGCTCGGCTGCCGCAGCCTGCCCCGGGCAGAGCTTGCCAAGGGTGAATTGTCGGCAGCGGCCGCTAGCGGGGGTGGTGCCGTTGAGCTGCTGGAGCTTGATCTGGCCAGCTTGGCTTGCGTGCGCCGTGCCGCTGCGGAATTGGCCGATCGCTACGGCCGGCTGGATCTGCTGATCAACAACGCCGGACTGATGGCCCTGCCGCGGCAGCTCACCCCCGACGGCTTCGAGATGCAGCTGGGTGTGAACCACCTGGGCCATTTCGCCCTCACCCTGGCCCTGCTGCCGCTGCTATCAGACCGCCCGAATGCACGGGTGGTGAGCGTGACCTCTGGGGCCCAGTATTTCGGCCGCATTGCTTTCGACGACCTACAGGGCGAGCGCCGCTACGACCGCTGGGCTGCCTACGGCCAGAGCAAGCTCGCCAATGTGATGTTTGCCCTAGAGCTGCAGCAGCGGCTGCGCGATCAGGGCCAGGCGGTGTTGTCGCTGGCGGCCCATCCGGGCTTTGCCCGCACCAATCTTCAGCTGGCCTCGGTGGCTGCCAATGGGTCGTGGTTTGAACCCCTGGCCTACCGGCTGATGGGCCCGCTGTTGCAGAGCGCGGCCATGGGAGCGTTACCCCAGTTGTTTGCCGCCACCGCACCCGAAGCCACCCCAGGGGGTCACTACGGACCAAATCAGTTCGGTGGCATGCGGGGCTGGCCCACCGAGGTGCGCATTGCCCCCGCTGCCCTCGATGTCGATCAGCGCCAGCGGCTCTGGCAGCGCAGCGAGGAGCTCACTGCTGGGGCTGCAGCGCCATGA
- a CDS encoding NAD-dependent epimerase/dehydratase family protein: MNILVMGGTRFVGKPLVERLQAEGHALTLFTRGNKPAPAGVEHLIGDRSTAGGLEPLVGRSFDVIVDSSGRSLEDSRAVIERTGPPAHRFVYVSSAGVYADSELWPLDENSPVDPASRHAGKAETEAWLRSEGIAFTSFRPTYIVGPGNYNPVESWFFDRIVHGRPVPLPGDGSTITQLGHVADLAAAMARCIEVDAAANRIYNCTGSQGVTFRGLVQAAARAAGKEPASVEIRSFDPAALDKKARKAFPLRLAHFLTDTTRVRRELAWEPAFDLEATIADSYTNDYALRTPTSPDFSADEALIG; encoded by the coding sequence ATGAACATCCTGGTGATGGGCGGCACCCGCTTCGTGGGCAAACCGCTGGTGGAGCGGCTGCAGGCTGAAGGCCATGCCCTCACCTTATTTACCCGTGGCAACAAGCCAGCGCCGGCTGGGGTGGAGCACCTGATCGGCGACCGCAGCACTGCTGGGGGGCTGGAGCCGCTGGTGGGTCGCAGTTTTGATGTGATCGTCGATAGCTCGGGCCGCAGCCTTGAGGATTCCCGCGCTGTGATCGAGCGCACCGGGCCTCCGGCCCATCGCTTTGTTTATGTGAGCTCGGCTGGCGTCTATGCCGACAGCGAGCTTTGGCCCCTCGATGAAAACAGCCCCGTTGATCCTGCCAGCCGCCACGCTGGCAAGGCCGAAACCGAAGCCTGGCTGCGCAGCGAGGGCATCGCATTCACCAGCTTCCGGCCCACCTACATCGTGGGGCCGGGCAACTACAACCCTGTGGAGAGCTGGTTTTTTGATCGCATCGTGCATGGCCGGCCCGTGCCCCTACCCGGTGATGGCAGCACGATCACCCAGCTGGGCCATGTGGCAGACCTAGCCGCCGCCATGGCTCGCTGCATCGAGGTGGATGCCGCCGCCAACCGCATCTACAACTGCACCGGCAGCCAGGGCGTCACCTTCCGCGGCTTGGTGCAGGCAGCGGCCCGGGCGGCCGGCAAGGAGCCAGCTTCTGTGGAAATCCGCAGCTTCGATCCCGCTGCTCTCGATAAAAAAGCCCGCAAGGCCTTCCCGCTGCGCCTAGCCCACTTCCTCACCGACACCACCCGGGTGCGGCGTGAACTGGCCTGGGAGCCGGCCTTTGACCTTGAGGCCACCATCGCCGACAGCTACACCAACGACTACGCCCTGCGGACTCCCACCAGCCCTGATTTCTCCGCAGACGAGGCCTTGATCGGCTGA
- a CDS encoding substrate-binding domain-containing protein, producing MLVPKVSHPWFEEVRLGALAAARMITSQTGRPVTVDYQPPAQATVEQQQAILSRAINSKADGIFIDLLDASRLTPLLVRARAEGIQLAIFDSEAPAGLPITSVGNDYCKQAQIASERLVKLLAGRGEVAIMQGVPTAPNHAIRFRCHQEVFRRFPGIQVVATPSDQDSIATAEQQALATMKAHPALRGWVASDASGPIGIGRAIASLGAQGRVQAVGIDDLPELVGQIRSGVVNSSVATKPRAQGYWSILSLWQQTLAAPPIERIDTGITVVE from the coding sequence GTGCTGGTTCCGAAGGTCAGTCACCCCTGGTTTGAGGAGGTGCGGCTGGGGGCCTTGGCGGCGGCTCGAATGATTACCAGCCAGACCGGCCGGCCGGTGACCGTGGACTACCAGCCCCCGGCCCAGGCCACGGTGGAGCAGCAACAAGCGATCCTCAGCCGGGCCATCAATTCCAAGGCCGATGGAATTTTCATCGATCTGCTCGATGCCAGCCGCCTAACTCCCCTGCTTGTCCGCGCTCGGGCTGAGGGGATTCAGCTGGCGATTTTCGATTCCGAAGCACCGGCCGGCTTGCCGATCACCAGCGTGGGCAACGACTACTGCAAGCAGGCCCAGATTGCCTCTGAGCGCCTGGTGAAGCTGCTGGCAGGTCGCGGTGAAGTGGCAATCATGCAGGGGGTTCCCACGGCGCCAAACCACGCGATCCGATTTCGCTGCCATCAGGAGGTATTCCGCCGCTTTCCCGGCATCCAGGTGGTGGCCACCCCAAGCGATCAGGACTCCATCGCCACCGCTGAGCAGCAGGCTCTAGCGACGATGAAGGCCCATCCGGCCCTGCGGGGCTGGGTGGCCAGCGACGCCAGCGGGCCCATCGGCATCGGCCGTGCCATCGCCAGCCTGGGGGCCCAGGGTCGTGTGCAGGCGGTAGGTATTGATGATCTGCCCGAGCTGGTGGGCCAAATACGCAGCGGTGTGGTGAACTCCAGCGTGGCGACCAAGCCGAGGGCCCAGGGCTACTGGTCGATCTTGTCCCTTTGGCAGCAGACGCTGGCGGCGCCACCGATCGAGCGGATCGACACGGGCATAACGGTGGTGGAGTAA
- the hisA gene encoding 1-(5-phosphoribosyl)-5-[(5-phosphoribosylamino)methylideneamino]imidazole-4-carboxamide isomerase — MQIIPAIDLLDGHCVRLHQGDYDQVTRFSDDPVAQALSWQQQGARRLHLVDLDGARSGQPVNDAAVKAITTALSIPVQLGGGVRSAERAEELLSFGLDRVILGTVALEQPELVDELASRHPGRIVVGIDAKNGKVATRGWIEESSTEATALAQRFCTSGIAAIISTDIATDGTLAGPNLEALRAMAEASAVPVIASGGIGNLEHLLSLLSLAPLGVEGVIVGRALYDGRVDLAEALQAIDEGRLQDPTTDSIMA, encoded by the coding sequence ATGCAGATAATTCCCGCCATCGACCTGCTCGATGGCCACTGCGTGCGGCTGCACCAGGGCGACTACGACCAGGTAACCCGCTTCTCCGACGACCCAGTGGCCCAGGCCCTCAGCTGGCAGCAGCAGGGAGCCAGGCGGCTGCACCTAGTGGATCTAGATGGCGCCCGCAGCGGCCAACCGGTCAACGATGCGGCCGTGAAGGCGATCACCACCGCCCTCAGCATCCCCGTGCAGCTGGGGGGTGGGGTGCGCAGCGCCGAACGGGCCGAGGAGTTGCTGAGCTTCGGACTGGATCGGGTCATCCTCGGCACCGTGGCTCTTGAGCAACCCGAATTAGTCGATGAGCTGGCATCGCGCCATCCCGGCCGGATCGTGGTGGGCATCGACGCCAAAAACGGCAAGGTGGCCACCCGCGGCTGGATCGAAGAGAGCAGCACCGAAGCCACCGCCCTAGCCCAGCGCTTCTGCACCAGCGGCATCGCCGCAATCATCAGCACCGACATCGCCACAGACGGCACCCTGGCGGGCCCCAACCTCGAAGCCCTGCGGGCCATGGCCGAGGCCAGCGCCGTGCCGGTGATCGCCTCCGGCGGCATCGGCAACCTGGAGCACCTGCTGTCGCTGCTGAGCCTGGCGCCCCTAGGGGTGGAGGGGGTGATCGTGGGCCGGGCCCTCTACGACGGACGGGTGGATCTAGCTGAAGCCCTGCAGGCCATCGACGAGGGCCGCCTGCAGGATCCGACCACTGACTCGATTATGGCTTGA
- a CDS encoding transcriptional repressor — translation MRLSRQRRMVLDLLWVEKSHLSARDIFEKLNNLGRNIGHTSVYQNLEALQTAGVIECLDRASGRLYGYRSDPHSHLTCSQSGAIQDLDVELPRELLDQIERRTGFAIETYTLNLTGRRRS, via the coding sequence ATGAGGCTCAGCCGCCAGCGCCGCATGGTGCTTGATTTGCTTTGGGTTGAAAAGAGTCATCTCAGCGCCCGCGACATTTTTGAAAAGCTCAACAACCTGGGCCGCAATATCGGTCACACGTCTGTTTATCAAAACCTTGAAGCCCTGCAGACCGCTGGCGTAATCGAGTGCCTCGACCGGGCCAGTGGCCGGCTTTACGGCTATCGCAGCGATCCCCACAGCCACCTCACCTGCTCGCAATCAGGCGCCATCCAAGACCTAGACGTCGAGCTGCCGCGCGAGTTGCTCGACCAGATCGAGCGCCGCACCGGCTTCGCCATCGAGACTTACACCTTGAATCTCACCGGCCGGCGCCGCAGCTGA
- a CDS encoding DUF3685 domain-containing protein — protein sequence MSSQLLLFAEPLLRDGLTRLLKAQAGLYSVAERPEQLHGLPQLVIWQASSGDLQGGRLAEELLRLQERWQPAPVLLLLPAAHGLGGDALLQLPAAGILESPEPQELLAALATLLTGGRVLAAAAGSASPRPAASPAASPALGLGQWLLISGLQQIDADLAAIKRLLTPPPTNLVQLLVLQGRLRELSAARELLLLLWGPLSVAWSAPDPCPSSPQPVLAITLQQRSADGIWRTIRQRLEAGSGAELSNQSGQLLALEGLSPERRRDLLLALLCQLDSLRQRLLADPAPLQERWEQWQPELRQQAMRSLVNSYVQLPCEGSLLPVADSLLRSSDLTGRDPELPEAQPMLASLVRAQPLLVDGQLLAADEPRAVLYLELLVSNWLVRSAELVSAELLASCASWPELRRYLLQPELLATRNLERLRNQLNAQLRWSSWVERPISLYESRRRLYCLRDGAIDCQELTEPRDAELRQLGWLQQLVTLALESRDALAPQVQGLLRGLGDLVVVLLTRVLGRAIGLVGRGIAQGMGRGIAKGVGRS from the coding sequence GTGAGTTCGCAGCTGCTGCTGTTTGCCGAACCGCTGCTGCGGGATGGCCTCACCCGCCTGCTCAAGGCTCAGGCGGGGCTTTACAGCGTCGCTGAGCGGCCAGAGCAACTGCACGGGCTGCCCCAACTGGTGATCTGGCAAGCCAGCAGCGGCGACCTCCAGGGCGGGCGCTTGGCAGAAGAATTGCTGCGCCTGCAGGAGCGCTGGCAGCCAGCTCCCGTGCTGCTGCTGCTGCCTGCAGCCCATGGTCTAGGCGGTGATGCCCTGCTGCAGCTGCCGGCGGCTGGAATCCTCGAATCGCCCGAGCCCCAGGAGTTGCTGGCGGCCCTCGCCACCCTGCTGACCGGCGGGCGCGTGCTGGCAGCGGCGGCAGGCAGCGCCTCCCCCCGCCCAGCAGCCAGCCCAGCAGCCAGCCCGGCCCTCGGCCTGGGCCAGTGGCTGCTGATCAGCGGCCTGCAGCAGATCGACGCCGACCTAGCTGCCATCAAGCGCCTGCTGACGCCGCCACCCACCAACTTGGTGCAGCTGCTGGTGCTGCAGGGCCGCCTGCGCGAACTCTCGGCAGCCCGCGAGCTGCTGCTGCTGCTTTGGGGGCCGCTGAGTGTGGCCTGGAGCGCGCCCGATCCCTGCCCCAGCAGCCCGCAGCCCGTGCTGGCGATCACCCTGCAGCAGCGCAGTGCCGACGGCATCTGGCGCACCATTCGACAGCGGCTCGAGGCCGGCAGTGGTGCCGAGCTCAGCAACCAAAGCGGCCAGCTGCTGGCCTTGGAGGGCCTCAGCCCCGAGCGGCGGCGCGACCTGCTGCTGGCCCTGCTATGCCAACTAGACAGCCTGCGCCAGCGGCTACTTGCCGACCCCGCTCCCCTGCAGGAGCGCTGGGAGCAGTGGCAGCCCGAGCTGCGCCAGCAGGCCATGCGCAGCCTGGTGAATTCCTACGTGCAGCTGCCCTGCGAAGGCAGCCTGCTGCCGGTAGCCGACAGCCTGCTTCGCAGCAGCGATCTGACGGGCCGCGACCCGGAGCTGCCCGAGGCCCAACCGATGCTGGCCTCCCTGGTGCGGGCCCAGCCCCTGCTGGTGGATGGCCAGCTGCTGGCCGCCGACGAACCGCGGGCCGTGCTCTACCTCGAACTACTAGTGAGCAACTGGCTGGTGCGCAGCGCCGAACTGGTCAGCGCCGAGCTGCTGGCCAGCTGCGCCAGCTGGCCCGAGTTGCGTCGCTACCTGCTCCAGCCCGAGCTGCTCGCCACCCGCAACCTGGAGCGGCTGCGCAACCAGCTCAACGCCCAACTGCGTTGGAGCAGCTGGGTGGAGCGGCCAATCAGCCTCTATGAAAGCCGCCGCCGGCTCTACTGCCTGCGCGATGGCGCCATCGACTGCCAGGAGCTCACCGAACCCCGCGACGCCGAACTGCGCCAACTGGGCTGGCTGCAGCAACTGGTGACCCTGGCGCTGGAAAGCCGTGATGCCCTGGCCCCCCAGGTGCAGGGCCTACTGCGAGGCCTCGGCGATCTGGTGGTGGTGCTGCTCACCAGGGTGCTGGGCCGGGCCATTGGCCTGGTGGGCCGGGGTATTGCCCAGGGCATGGGACGCGGCATCGCCAAGGGCGTGGGCCGCAGCTGA